CTCATGGAGCTAAAGGCATCACAGGACAGCATCGTCAAAGATATCGCTACCCATACCGCCGGGACAGTCGTGCAACCCGGCACAGTTCTTCTTACCTTGGTGCCCAAGGAAGAAAAAATGCGTGCCGAGGTTTGGGTCTCCAACGATGACATCGGTTTTGTTCGGCAGGGACAATCCGTGAAACTCAAGATAGCCGACTTCCCGTTCCAGAAATATGGGATGATCGAAGGAACCGTTACTCATGTGAGCGCGGATGCGGCAGACGATGCCATGGGAGCGTCAAACGACCCGAGGGAAAGTGGGCAACCTCTGGTATATC
The sequence above is a segment of the Desulfuromonas sp. KJ2020 genome. Coding sequences within it:
- a CDS encoding HlyD family efflux transporter periplasmic adaptor subunit → MELKASQDSIVKDIATHTAGTVVQPGTVLLTLVPKEEKMRAEVWVSNDDIGFVRQGQSVKLKIADFPFQKYGMIEGTVTHVSADAADDAMGASNDPRESGQPLVYRALVGLKSMHLETDGRRFPLTAGMQTHAEIHLGSRTVMEYLLSPVRKAWHEAGRER